acatcattttaatacagaagtaggtatagtataagaACATTGCACAATATGCACATattacgagtatattatatattaaacataatgtaaacaattataaattataatggaacagaaattatttttatatatataaataaaaataaaaaaaatctataaattaatttgtaattttttttaaaaataatactacgaGTTGGTTTCCAGATTGTCTACAAGTATTAGGTAACATACGAATTATTGGTTCCGACgagcttttataattttaatacattatgtgTGACATCTTGCATATTCCACAGATACCTACGTCATGGAGTGTCACTTGACGAGGATATTTCACATTGTTTAAGGTCGCCGGCCTATAGCCGATGTCATATAGACGGCATACATAAACGGGCGTCGCCCGATTGCGGCCCAAAGTAACCTTTTTACCTTTTCACCTATCCCAATTGTGGCCCGTACACATTAGGTAGGAAACTATACAATGGTTatcaaaactaaattaatatccCGATTGCGTCCGATACGTATTTTgacataaatgtatacataactaTCGTATTCACGGTTCCTACGATCACCAATATTCGGCGTTGAAAGCTATCAAAATGCATTTAATGGGCTAATAGAacaatgtaatacatttaattttagttttaaatatgatgtaatattCGTAGATTTTGAAACATATTTACACAAGGCGATTCGTTTGACTTGGCCATTAGCTACTATAAAAGGTTGTAGATTCCATCTAGGTCAACCGTGGTggtgaaaaatacaatttttagggTAAGTACAGATTATAGAGCCAAAGATAGTGATATAGACAAGTTTTTAACATATATGTTTGGTTTACCATTTTTAGAACCTGAAACGGTAGGTGAATGTTTTGCCATAGATTTAGCTTCTATACAACCTGAAATGGCTAAAATCCAAACATTTAGTGATTATTTGGTAGACACTTATATTGATGATTCTTCTGATTTCCCACCTGAAATATGTGCTACTTGTAGTTCTAGTATGTATCTGACAACGAATGCATGTTAAAGTTTCCATTCGAAATTCAATTCACTATTTTACACTTCGCAtccaagtatacctatatcaatttttagaaattttaaaacaatgccAAACAGATGCTAAAATGAAAATCTAGTCAATAGTTTGTATTTCTCGGGAAATAACTAagcaaattcataaaaaaaattatacaaacccaaattacaaaattaaaaaacttggaaatatctaattttgattttgtgaaaataatgAGTTTTAAAAATCAACCACTGACACttcaatttaacataatattataattttatatcttttattattaaaaacaatttattattttaatattttaactatttattgactatttattgatatattattaattatattttttattttttattattgaaaacaatttattattttaatgttcaacTATTTATTGAGTATTTGTTGATATATTGATTGTATTTCCTATCTTTTTTTATCGTAAACAATAATTTgactatttgtatatatatattatatactatttacagtcttgtaaaaaatatttgtatacttattcatatatttaagataataatcATAAACGAGACATtgaatttcatataaaaatatgtccAATACTTTATTCAAatgctttattttattaattataagctaTTTTCTGAACCAATGTGTGTTTGGACGGGCCGCAATCGGGATACTTATATTTGGGATAAAATACGACTACCTGAATTCGGGCCGCAATCCGGCAACTCCGACGTAAACCGCGCCCAAATGACCTTTTTTTTGGAAACCATgcccaaatttttatttatgttaaaaggTTATAATGTAAACTGCGCTCGAATTTGTATCCACAttaaaaaggtataatataaagtgcGCCCAAATTGTTATCTATATGTTAATATCCATGTTAAAAAGGTACAACTTAAGCAGTTAAGCTGTGCcctgtttgtaaaatatatatacgtttaacTTATTAAAGTCTCTATGATTGTGTAGTTTTACAATTATATCacagaaattgtattattgtctaAAAATACGAAAACGTTAGGTATCGAATAGTTATTGCAGTAAtacatagaccttatactaaaTATAAGGTCTATGCAGTAATACCACAACCACTGATGGTTATCACTACATCCGGCATAGGACTGCTAgtaaggtacctatagtattcaCTTTAATCAATGAAGTCACGATGGCCGAACATTTTGTGTCGCAAAAGTGCTTGAAAATAATTCCAAAATTTGATGAAAGAGTGACACGATTTGCGGATCATTCGgtagatgtacctatatataagtcaAGAAGCTCAGTATTCACTTGAAGTATGGGCTCAAGCATCAGCAGAGCAACTTTAACCATTAATGCATTCTAGTCATTTCATTCTCACTTTAATTCTAACTTTTATACAACtcatccaaatatttttatgttcttaGAAAAGTTAAAAGAAGTTCAAATAGAatcatatattaaactaaatagtataaatgaAGCCATTaaataccaaaattataaaactaaattaatagagTGAGATAGAGTGAGAGGTATtgtgattatttaaattaatttgccgatatacttataatatgcgGGATCAGTCGGGTTAGGTAGGAAAATGGAGAAGACCGTGTGATGTGCATACGCCGCATTCCCGCACAGGTATAGGTGTTATCATCAATCGGTGGATTTGGACCCGCTGGAGAAGAAACGCTATcgcactataaaataatataagctgtTTCACCTAAATCTGGTCGTgagtaataataagttaaattaacttttcttattattattatgaatggtATTCAACATACAACAATGTCTTTCTCATTTTACCCAGACTCAGGACTAGCTGTCTATATAATGCATATAGATATGATTAAAAGTGTCACTAgtcagtatttacattataatatacactatatacgtattttccaatgcctataataatataatttataatattacctatatggtataggtattataataagtcggcaataattacaataaataataatattaaaaaaaaatatgtggtaCGAATATACCACATACATTGTTAACAAATGGCGTAGGTTTGAAATTCGGCAgtacatttaaatacttattcagtttttaatattttcaccaATAAACTTTTCCTTTTCAGCAatgtattagataatattatattatatttataaactttccCAGACATCGTAAAACCAAATAGAATACCATAAAGATTATCAGATTACTGAGTTGTACTTTATAGGAACCAATTCATacagttgtaggtacctattgtatgaATTTTTATCGGGAACCAGTTTCTTGTTAACCGTACAAATAACATACCTACGCTTGACCTtggtaaataacaatataatatactattttctttgtttttatgtcTGTACCTACACTTATTCAATGCTGATTTTGCCAAACATATTACCTGAATAGATTAGTTTAAACTTAATGCACTAGAGCACACGTAGTTAATTTATGATCTTAATAGGTTAAtattctaattaataatatgtgaactgcgttttatacaaaaaaaaatgaaaaaaaatatcttccAATGAGATTCTACATGAGATATCCAATCATTATAaggaagtaggtaggtactaggcaCCATGGTACAAAGGCCTATATGACATAAGCTCCAAAAGTGtacaaatagatataatttgtaccaatattaatattactatgattgattttataattatagtttatatatttaaaaatatttaaaatcctcaataatcaatattaagtaaaattataatggtggcgataaaataataggtaggtacctaatataaataaactagctgatcctgctGGCACTTCGTtccccgttaaatgtaccaattctatatgactcaaactttgttcaattcgttatttaatattcggtgtatggtgtatggtgttcaaaatttatcttaactttccTGTTTCcctgaataaaaattctgattcgcggCAGTATATTATCGGGGATAGatgttttcgaccaaaaacgtacccttcccttttcggccgattcacttttcgaccaaatttaaaaaaggtccattcccttttcgaccaaaattgtacccttcccttttcggccgattaacttttcgaccaaaacaaaaagttttgtaatatgatatgtaaaataaataaaataattggtatataatttttgtaaaattgtggcaattataattttaaaaattatttaaagtataagttacataaaatgttgtaaaataaaatattgtaaaataaaatataaaaaaatttaaatataagaatacctatatattattaacattagttttgtgttaatatgtcacactgtgcataatattttataaaaagaataacataataatatacaatttttctcaataattattaagtctaatagtaatgtgtataatataatattaagaaagatAGTGACTCTCTACAATACGTACAACGATCAGTCTtgcaggtacatactacattttatactgatataactatatattatggtagtaaTACAATCACAGTCGACGATCaccgatcgtatataataaatcgtaataatcgtaataaaaaaaaaaaatgttaatatatgggtattctattttacaaaaattatatatcaattatttattctacatatcatattacaaaactttttgttttggtcgaaaagtgaatcggccgaaaagggaagggtatgattttggtcgaaaagggaatcgacgttttttaattttggtcgaaaagtgaatcggctgaaaagggaagggtacgtttttggtcgaaaacggtCTCGCCCATATTATCAGGtgggcaatctacctgcggtagatcgcggaccccgtgctgtttgtacgtaagtgtatgatttaactctaaagtatcaaaattgtaccaagtttgtcatttttacttaattccacctacggaggattaatataatcaattaatacaaaagcctaacacaaccgtactaaaatccgatgaataaaaaaacaaatttaacactttaaattattctatcttcttcccagaggtctaatctacacataaacattcatttttatccataatccataataatatataaaatgatagcgtttgtttgtatgttcgggataaactctgAAATTACTGAAccaatttcaaaaattctttcaccaatacaaagccacattctttgtgagtgtcataggctaatttaaaaagggaaatgatcacccccggtaggtgctcaaacaggagcTTTGAGATTTACGacggaaatttttgttttttaatggttatatacatagataaaaataattgtatagacgttgttgttgtttttggccatgtcgctaggtgtgcacttaagaggccataactccggaaccacttatcccacagcgtacaaacttcacagaaaccatctacatatcaatcttaatatgcccttaattttatcgaaatcggtttggtggatcatgagttataaaatttattcaaaatgtacacttatttttatatatataaatataaattaacataggtaataatatttttttataccaaatacaaattgtctattTAAACGGGTTGGATCAGATATTCTATTCTCCTTGTCTtccattataaatgtatgtcctCACGAGATGCCTTTTAATTTCgagtttgaagaaaaaaaaattcataaatacatATGTTTTCACTTTACAATTTTAGTAAGACATcaattaatctataatataaactgagaaacagaaaattggttttttaaatAGCCACATATTTTGTAGTTCGTATAATATCCTTACACGGAATCCCATCggcaataaatgtatatgtctAAATTGTAACCACTGGCCATTTCtcttaaatatctatatttttattcattaaataaaatgcattggTAAAACGCCTTTATTTGTaatagtttttgtaaaattaattttcggtATATCTTATGCAAATTGTGCATGCttactaagtagtaagtatataccgctatgttataagttataagttaaaacaaaaaaaatctgacGGTCTATCATAATCATGCAATTAATTGACAATTTGTTAGGTTTGGCGCTCATTTGTACTATACttctcatttatttttttttcatgtcgTATTTGCGCTTATGTTATCGATTGGTACAAGGTTCAAGGTACAACGTAGGTAAATGTACAAGGTACAAGATATTATATCTACtaccaacataataattttaacaataaacattatacaatgtGTAAGAGTagcatgttattttttttaacgccaGTTTACTAACTCTAACCATTTTCCTTTTAATCTagattgttataacttataatattaataataacgaaaataaatataacctaaatcgtaaatatactataaagatGATAGGTAGGCAAAAGAAGTGGATAAAGGTACCTAATTACAATCTATGTGCCTAATATAAAACAGATGTCATTTATAGCAGTGAAAAAAGGccaatattatgttaagattTCAGATCCAGGCACGGCACCATAGGAGGGGGAGGTGAGCCTAGCCCCCCAGAAAACAGTTCAGTCCCCTCGCCAACCCACTCCCCCAAACTGATAAATATGTACGATATAATAaagtcataaaaaattatttttaaatgagcTACATCAAAgaatttataaagaaattatgatttttgtacattattattcattattcagtTGTTGAAGGTctgtaattaaacattttcttacataaggtacataaaaaatatttgacattattcttaaaacatttttaactattcaaCAGTTATTATCTGTTTACACTTTTAGggcatacaatataaaaacttgtgtactataatataggcgatatagctaatagctatattgtgttatatgatacgaaaatatttattttttatttaaataacctcAGTGTTTGTTGAAAAAACCTTAggccatgtaaaaaaaatatttgctccACTCTGCCCCTCCTGGAAAAAAATTCTAGTGCTATGCCTGTTAACTTCAGGATCAGTAATTATGACTTACTATAACGGGACGGAGTGACGCGCACCGCCACCGGTTCGAATCTCGGTCACAGACGAAACTTTTCTCTAGGCAGACATCTGTCTGAAtagagaggccgccatcccccgaccgggcatggcagaaacctacgggtgcccaattaaAATTCTGCTAATCCCCAAAAAAAACAcgtgtttacaaaaaaatctacagtaccctcccctacagttCAAAACAACCACTCAATGGCCTATATttccgcgggttaattaataaaataaaaaataaaaaataaataaaaaataaaaaaataaaaaatgacttATGGTATGTGACGGATAGGTGCCTAAATTTTATCTAATATCTCTCTAGAACGTTTTTACCGAATATCGAtgtgataatatgtattaggtattattatttgataggtatgttataataacCGGTAGATTAgttgttaatattgtattatccaACACTGTGATTGGTGGTTTTGATACTGTTATGATTCATAACTTATGAATATGACGTGTAGTTGTCACTTGTTTcttgttaagaggatgtcacacccgcgtgtgttgtctccgtcttacaaatgtagaACATAGCAATAACtattttgcgcgggacaacttttctcgcGTCATATTTGCtgtagaactaccaaattttcgcaacacgtaaagaagaactttatctgtgcaacagcgtgctttttttttaatagcactatccaatcattttctataagcaaatgaaaaaaaaccaaaaaacaaaatgtttagaagcaaataacttttattgtatttatgttatctaaaatatgagcacgctgttgcatagataattttccaccctatattttcagaaatttaaagccactactacaaacacagaaagataaaaattgtcccacgcaaaacagtttttgctatgttgtacatttgtaagacggagacaacacatgcgggtgtgacatcctctcaatgttttatataaagttttaacatgtcaaatgtgttttatttttaatatttgtttttaaaacttgataTACTTGTCGAatatagtagatacctatagtagatacctacctacctccAAAACGATACAGTCATAAAATGTCTGTCTTCTGTACTttatacgatgataatatttcCTATATTTCACTGAATCATGACTATTGACTATGTACGATGTACCTTGTACctgtattataactatatgtagttatacataaacattaaatatatattatttgcccATTAGTAGGTAAACAATGCACTAttgatatgattatttttttaatgttcagaCGTCTGCTGTATTTTAATGCTTGAACATTTTAAGATAATTATGTCGTCTgtcaatatacaatatgtatatatccTAATTGCCTTTCTATCTCCACCGATCACATTCTGGTTTCATTTTATATGAGTATGTGTAGACGATAGTACCAAATTAGTTCGTCTGACCCTAGCGCTATAGCATAGCGCCCATACCGGCATTCGTACCATTGCTGGTCCAACCGTCGATGTAAACTGATGTTATTCTGTGTTTCACGATTTTGTACGAAGAATTAAATATCGTTTTAATAACTTCTCCTGACTTCAACCATGAACAAATACACCAAGAATCTTTTGGTTATTCTATTAATCACAGGTTAGTAATGAAATTAAGTAAAGGCTAAAGTATACAAATATCGTGTACGTACGTATAATTGTTTACTTGTTGTACgtgttatttcaaaaattatgttttaatttattgtacaataattgtactacaattattaaattcaagttattttatttccatcaaTTCAAATGGATTTTACGGTAAAACagattattacctatatagatatatatacttatttacaatgtttgaattatttgaatCTCATTTGTTGATTGATTCTACTCATTATTCCACtatcagtataaaaaaataataatttattacatttttaaaaaagtaatatttgtcaaaatattaaaataataaatggttgagtcaaatatttcaatattatacaaactgcgattttattttactatttagtagGGAGGTACATAAATTGTGGTTAATCTATAGTGCAAAATATTTGACAGCATGTTTTTATTACGCTTGTTTTTATTACtagttttctaaaatttttaattattttaatttttaatatttctgttgactaacaatatcataataataagcgCTACGCCTAGAACAGTTAAATGCGATCTCATTAATAAtgcaaataatttgtttttatttactaagAAGTCTTGAATGTGAGgaatttcattcatttttaccttgtaatattttcatatcaGGACGACTGATATTTAACTACTGAGGCTACCTGTATGAttgctatattgtatataacctaacctacctaaaattataataaataataataaatagaggTTTGACTCTAATCtctagtataatgtatattgtaggtACAGTACCTTTATAATTCCCTAATGGTCACtttgctattttattataatataggaccAGGATTGATTTTGTCCGTGCATGCGGCTTTATGCGATCCGTCAATCGCTTCCTGTCATGTGGGCAGCTGTATGCCATGCAATCTGGGAAAAAAGCAACCTGTGGAACAAGACGATTGCACGAATCCGAATGGATGCCCTGAAGTCACCATGGTAAAAATTGAACCACCTGCCTcggattttaaatttatgcCCCAACCACCGTTCGTTAAACCACCCACTACCTGCATATTTTGTCTCTGGAACATGAATGGATTTTTTTGGTATTATAATGCATAAGCCACCTATATTTATTGTactttaactttatatttatatctacaaattatatatttttatcgtattaaatatattcttatttaaaactagaatagtgttattatattatacggccctatattatattttttaaagactaAAAGTAAGTAAAAAAAGACAaagtatgaaaaatgtattttgttatctTTGATAACAGTGCTGTAAGTAACTATTAGACTTCAGCTGGTCATAAACATTACACTTGGGttctcataataaatatttggtcaCCCTTCCTCACATTCACTTAAGGATCAAATAGTCACATTAAATCTAAGTTagttacctaaatatattaaattcttaatattaatatacatattagtatacaatttatgttaaatacctacctacaaaaaaaattcataaaccaaaatataattacGATAAAGACTTCTTAGTAGTCGCTTATTATTGCATAATTATCTTCATTACTAGAATGAAGGgttgaactatttttttcaagactttatttattataccacgcacataaaaaaaaatgtctcggTTCTTGTCAATTCTACTAATGTCTTGCAAACCTTCAACCTTGATCTAATGATCCAGGGCTGGACTGGAAGAGTTTAGGctcactatttagtattttctgTAAGCAACCGACCTATTTCACTACATTTAACGGCccaacttataataaaaattattgcagtatcaatagcaaatactattcaaaaatatctatattaataataggaaaatatttgggaaataatatttttataaattggaaaCGCAAGTTTTCTGATACTTGAGAACTTCCTTTACAATATTTTCGTACTACGGATGACATCAAAATCTTATTTGTGCCATAAGAGATGCTGACAGTAATGATAGAGACAACACatatttaagtaattctttttcagatattaatattcaacggtattgttattatttaaaattagagaTGTGAGAGTTGTAAATTTAccaggtaaattattttttaccaaaaaaaattttgtgtaGTCCCTCCAATCAAATGAAACCAAAAACGCACGGTCTGCATTGTAAAGAGATATCTTTTTTATCAACTGATACTGTCATATTATCATTTGTGATAtacttgttattgtttataaataagtgACAATAACTTCAATAACTAACAAAATTATAGTCCGTTTAACGcagaatttgat
This genomic window from Metopolophium dirhodum isolate CAU chromosome 1, ASM1992520v1, whole genome shotgun sequence contains:
- the LOC132937538 gene encoding uncharacterized protein LOC132937538 translates to MNKYTKNLLVILLITGPGLILSVHAALCDPSIASCHVGSCMPCNLGKKQPVEQDDCTNPNGCPEVTMVKIEPPASDFKFMPQPPFVKPPTTCIFCLWNMNGFFWYYNA